The genomic interval attatcaagGTGACATTGTGTGTAGAAGTGGCTTAAATCTCTTGAGCACTATATATTGGATTTGATATTGACATTAATGTTTATAGTAAAAATCATCTTTAATCtaaacttttgtttttaattttaagctgtggaaaaacaaaattttcataatttttcttcatgataTGTAACCATCAAAAGCCACACTGAAAAGCATGATACTTTGGATCCTCCAAAATACAATGTAATTTCAAGAAAGGGATAAATAACAAAATCCTACAAAAGATAGGTTACAGGATTTACAACAGGTAGACCAAAAAACTAAGACGGCAGTTACAGTAATACAAGCAGAAGATAGACCAAAAGCAAGCTTTTCGGTTGACTGCATTATTTTTTCAGTTCAATGAACACCCAGGAGGGTACTTACTTCCTATTCTAAAACTGTAAACATACAAGAACAATGACTCGTTATTGAAGAACCAAACGTGCTTTTATCCTTGAACGAATTTTCTGCAGAACTGTCTGTAATCGGTTATGCTGGCGATATTGTGAAAGACTCGGTAAGAAATCTTCACCTTTGGCTCCTTCACCATTGTCTGGAGTTTCACGTCTAGCAAACAGCAAGGGAGCCATCTCAGGCAAGAAATCAATACCTGCCAGGTGCTGAGCCCATTTGTAAGGACGTGAAGTTCTATCGCGATTGAACATTACAGCATCCCCAACATAGAGCTTAGCTGACTGCATCACCatccaaacaaaaacaaatggcGTATAAATGAAAGTTGAAGATAGACAGATTAAGGACGCATCGACATGTAAACAAGATGCCCAAACCTGGTGAGGAAGCTCGAGACCTGTGTCATCAGGGAATAAATTGCTTAAGATGTCATTCCCAGGACCATCATTAGATGCTTTGATCCCAACACATATAATATTCAACTGCATCAAGTACTCAAAATTTAGAGTAATGAGTTTTGCAGACTCTAAATAAGAGACCTCTTCATCATAGATATGGAGATTGACTGTAAGTGGGTGAACTTGAAATATTCCTGCCTGGTCAAGGCTCTCCTTGCCCTGAAACCTCCTTGGCCTTTTACTCAGTGTCTGACCATCTTCATCAGGTTCATTATTTTCTAATTTgggactctctacagtagttgAAATGCCTGAGAGATAAAACCAACCAAACAAATTAAGAAATTTGGCTAATATTAAAACCTACATGAGTGAAGACCGCTAACAATCACAATGGTACTTTAAATCTAGCAATAAACTTCTTTCCCTTTACTCATTATCCATTGATTAGTGTTGAAACTAGTTAATAACCTATTTTAAATAGCAGTTAATATTCCAGATAATATATAGGAGTGATATTCGGGTTTGGAGTTGAATCATCTACAAGATACTGAAACATTTAAGCTTTAGTCCGGCAGCAGCAGATACACTGAAGCTGCAATAGTACTGGATAATGGATAACATAGattccaataaaaaaatatggtagAATTGACACAACAATTCTCAATTACCAGTGTCCTTGTGAGCTTGAGTGTGGGCAAAAGATTGAGCATCTTTGACACTTCCTACAATCTCCACATCAATAGATTCTCCAAACGCCTCCTTTTGGGCCAACAGCTGTGAATAAACCACATAAAGAGGTGGAGGAAGCAACTCTGCTGAATGATGCCGCTTTAGTTTCTTAGTATGCTGAACTCCTAGTTGATTTTGTACTGGCAAGGATGCTTTCTTAAGAGACTTGAGATGTGAAGGGAGGCTAGACAAGAACTTCTTTCGATTTGCAATTGCCTCCAGAAGGGTTTTCTTTTTCTGCTCCAGTTTGTCATGAAGCTTGCAAAGCTCTTTGCGCTGATTCAACATTGCAAATATAGGTATAAGCACATTTATATCACCGTTAACAAGAAAACACAAAACATGCAAATTACTACTACAagctttaaatataaattaatggGACAATGAACTTCCCAGCTTGAAGTTTAACATTGTAGGTATAGATGCTCATTAAATGACAAATCTAAATGTCAACACTCATTTAGTACGAAAATTCATACAGAACTTGCTCTCAAACCGATTATCCACAAAGTATCAAGTCAAGTATCTTCAGTCtattacatatttatatttatacaaaACCGTATACTTCTCTTAAATACAGAGCCAGGTTGAGACAGGGCGCCACCATCTCTTTAGCCTCCGATCCAGCTTTTAAAGGAAATGCTAGCTTATCAATACAAAACTTGTTCCGGAAGCAAAACCATCCATGACCACAATAGTAAAAATCAAGATTTACTAACATCTGAAAATTGAATAGTTCCATTCTTTTGGTTCCTTCATTGGACAAAAACTAGCTTCCATGATAATATCAAGACATGGTTAAATCCGGGAACTTGCTAAACTACAACATACCAGAGTTTCTTAAGCTTATAAAACATCTAATATCAGGAATCGAAAACCCTAAAAGCACAATATATAAAGCGTAGGCTCAACATAACATGCATTACATTTTTCCAGAGTGCATACAAGGTTTTAAACCGCAGCTACAATTTCGAAATTAAGTCAAGGTTTTTATGATTCTGCGAAAGCCACACAACTACAATTATGGTCACATTCACCGCATTTAAACTGCAGTCACGAATTCAATATTATAGTCATGATTTTACGATGTTCATGACCGCAACAGGACTACAATTATGGTCACCGTATTCATGCACAATATCAAGGAACACAACGATACCGTAATTGTGGCCACATTAACTGCTCTCATCCACAACATCCCACACGCAACAAAACAGCTTTCAAACCTTTCGAAATCCTACGGCTTTAACAACTAGTAACTAAGTCTGATTATTTCAAACCTTACAAACTCCTAAGGCTTTAACAACTCGTAACGAAGTCTGattcaataaaagaaaaataggcAAATGCAACTCACCTGAAATAACTCAAAATTGAGTCTCTTCAGCACGAGATTATGTTCACTGTGACTGCACAAGACGGAGTCCTTCATATCCTGCGGCGCGTCACGGAAAAACTCGCCCTCCGACACCACTTCAATATCAGGATACTTGGACTTTAAGTCGTTACACGCCTTTATCGCCTTCACGTAGTGACTCTTCTCGTACATCAGGTTCTGAAGCTGCTGCGTGGTGAGTTCCAGAGGCGCCTTCGCACGCTCAGTTTCCGTTCTCGCACGGTCCTCCTCCAGCAAGATCGAGCGATTGGCCTGAAAAAGCGAAACGCACGTTAGTTCCGCTACGACGTCGCATTGCGAAAATAAAACCCTAGCGCGTTAGGGACCTGGCGAAGAGTGACGAAATGGAGGAACGTTTGAGTGAGGAGCTCTCTGAGTCGGAGAGTGAGAAGTGGTTTGGGTTTGGCCTGGTTCTTCAGAGCGAGAATCTCAGCCACGATGTTCTCTATTGAAGCTTTCGTGTTACGCAACGATTCGTGCGGAGATTCCTCGTCCGAATCGCGTGAGGAATGCGGAAACATTAGCTCGTCGCCACCGCCGTCGCTATTTGAAACCGGAACGACAACCACCTCCTCCGTCGTTTCGCCGTCTTCCATTGTTACTCTCTGCACCAGTAACTGTTTCACCGTAGTGAGTGTTTTCGCGTGTCTCCGCAGAGTGATTTAACGAACTCTTTCAGACaggtaaattaaaaaattaacgctaaattataatttgtttttttaatacatttactctacttttttaaagttaaattagTATTTTCTATGCTTTAAATCAAATTAGTATTTTATGGTGTGAGGTTGTCTCTAATCCACTCTTGTGCGAATGGATTAAGGTCTCTATTCCATTTgaagagaaaaatatttaagttaaaCTAAGAGTTTAAAGGTATATAAAAGTTAATTCACATCCACTTTGAAACCAttattatttgtaaaaaaattgatttatttttatattttaaattttcctGTCAGCATAAATATTGATATTAGTATGAAATGagacataaatttatatattatataattataaacaatataaattaataataaaaatttatatgtacaagtatattttaattttttttatttgttttcgaATAAGTAATCGGGAGAAAGCACCCCAGTATGCAGTAAATGCCTTCTCTTCCATCTGCTTCAAATCTTAGTGGAAGAGTTAGAAAGAAGAAAGGCAAATATGATCGATTGATGAGTGAACATCCTATCCTGGCGCGGATCAAGCTTGGTTTACTTtaacagaaaaataatttaaaaaaattgttttttatttttataatcataatataaatttatacaataaatttaatttttagaaaattaatatatttataaccgttttaaaattgacaaaaaaaatcaacaaatatttttttaattaaacaatttaTCAATACATGTTTTACTATGTCATgtctaatatatatttattttagctAATACACTAATCAATATActatttttacttaattttaaacttattcaaAATATGATGATTGttgaatatatattaatagttgaaaaaactataaagaaagttgtaaagataaaaagaaaaatatgagaacaagagttttttttttctcaatttggTGTAATTTGCAACATCGTATTTGAGTTGTAGTAGATCATATAACATGAATTGTGTTTGAATGGAACGATTAATTCGAAAAAAAACTTACCaattaaaaatactattttaaataagAATCATAGTAATGAAAAAACCTTTATGCGTACGTTTAATATTCTTTTTGAGATTTCATAAGACTCttcttactttattt from Phaseolus vulgaris cultivar G19833 chromosome 1, P. vulgaris v2.0, whole genome shotgun sequence carries:
- the LOC137816500 gene encoding THO complex subunit 5B — translated: MEDGETTEEVVVVPVSNSDGGGDELMFPHSSRDSDEESPHESLRNTKASIENIVAEILALKNQAKPKPLLTLRLRELLTQTFLHFVTLRQANRSILLEEDRARTETERAKAPLELTTQQLQNLMYEKSHYVKAIKACNDLKSKYPDIEVVSEGEFFRDAPQDMKDSVLCSHSEHNLVLKRLNFELFQRKELCKLHDKLEQKKKTLLEAIANRKKFLSSLPSHLKSLKKASLPVQNQLGVQHTKKLKRHHSAELLPPPLYVVYSQLLAQKEAFGESIDVEIVGSVKDAQSFAHTQAHKDTGISTTVESPKLENNEPDEDGQTLSKRPRRFQGKESLDQAGIFQVHPLTVNLHIYDEEVSYLESAKLITLNFEYLMQLNIICVGIKASNDGPGNDILSNLFPDDTGLELPHQSAKLYVGDAVMFNRDRTSRPYKWAQHLAGIDFLPEMAPLLFARRETPDNGEGAKGEDFLPSLSQYRQHNRLQTVLQKIRSRIKARLVLQ